Within the Polaribacter pectinis genome, the region GATATGAGCTTTAAGGAAATAAGCGAAAACACTGGCGTTAGCATTAATACAGCTCTGGGTAGAATGCGTTATGCACTTATAAATATGCGTAAATTAATAGAAAAACATAAAATTATTTTGGTTAACCAATAATAAAAGTAAAATTGTTTCGTTAACTGTTTATAACCAATAAATTAAATAGCTTATACGATGCAACTTTACTCAAAAAAGTCATCTGATTTACAGATGAAACCCCAAAAAGAAACAGTTCAATATTTGATTAATTTTTCCAAATCGCTAACTTTTGTAAAAACCAAATCAAATGATTTCATTGAATTGAATTTGAATTAAGAGTGGAAAAAGCTTCAACATAATGTTGAGGCTTTTTTTATTTCAATATTTAAAAGTCAGATTTTTGTTACAATTCTTAATGTAACTATTTTGCTAATTTTTACTAATTCGATTCAGTTAATTTAAATTTTATTCAAGTTAACACTAACCTTACATTAATACTAGCTTGCAAGCATGGAAAATATATTAGTAGCAGGTGCAAATGGTACCACAGGAAAAAAGATAGTAGATTTACTAGAATCATCACAATATTTTAATCCAGTTGCTATGGTTCGAAAAAAAGAACAACAAAGGCAATTTGAGGATAGAAACATAGAAACTGTTTTAGCAGATTTAGAGAATGATGTTTCTAATGCAACAAAAAATATAGACAAAATTATTTTTGCTGCTGGTTCAGGAGGAAAAAAAGTTAAAGAAGTTGATGAAAATGGAGCAAAAAAACTAATTGATGCAGGTAAAAAATCTAACGTCAGAAAATTTGTAATGTTAAGTTCTATGGGAGCAGATAATCCTGAAAAAACTGAAGAGTTAAAAGATTATTTGAAAGCTAAACAGAATGCAGATGTTTATTTAAGAGAA harbors:
- a CDS encoding SDR family oxidoreductase, coding for MENILVAGANGTTGKKIVDLLESSQYFNPVAMVRKKEQQRQFEDRNIETVLADLENDVSNATKNIDKIIFAAGSGGKKVKEVDENGAKKLIDAGKKSNVRKFVMLSSMGADNPEKTEELKDYLKAKQNADVYLRESNLPYSIVRPGTLTNEKGYGKIELSKELNKSGEISRDDVAQTLVRVLHDSATINETFEIIKGETLIGKALPNE